From the genome of Geitlerinema sp. PCC 9228:
AACAAATAGTCTTGGACCAGCCAGGTATTGAACTGTTCCGGTTTGATGGTTCCCGCCGAACAGTTGTCGAGGAAAGGATGGGAAATGGCGGCTTTCCATTTTTGTGGGTATTTATCTAGCAGTTGTTGGCAAGTTAAAGACATAGAAAAGAATTTCAGAACGAACAGAAATGGTTCAAGGGCAGCCTACTCGATCGCCGTGCCAAAATAAAGTGTGCAAACGTACGGATTTTGTTATTATCTCATGTCTGAGGGGCGATTTGCTATTTGTTGCCAAGCCAATTTGGCTGCCCCCACCATGCCGGCGTCATTTCCCAATTTGGCTATGAGAATTTGCAGGTTTTCCCTCGAAGGCGGTACCACCCGTCGCTGAATTTCCGCTTCTACTGAGGGCAAGAAAAATTCGGCACTGGCGCCAATACCCCCTCCTAGGATAACGGCTTCTGGTGCCAAAACGTAAATCAAATTTGCCAGTCCTGCCCCTAGCATATGTCCGTAATGCTGCCAAAATGCGATCGCTTGGGAATTGCCTTTGGCAGCCAATCTAGATAAGGTTTCCGGTTCCATGCCAGTTTCCCGTCGAATGGCAGCGGTACAAACGTGTTGTTCCAAAGACCCTTGGTTACCGCTTTTACAGTCAGGACCGTATAAATTGATGGTTATCAATCCCAACTCGCCAGCGGTTCCCTGATGTCCCACAAACAGTTGGCCATCTAAGATAATGGCACCGCCAACCCCCGTTCCCAAGGTTAGCATAATGAGATGGCGCAGGTGGTGACCGGCACCCAGCCAAGCTTCCCCCAATCCGGCACAGTTGGCATCGTTGGCGACTACAACTGGCAGTTGGGTTTTGGCTTCTAGCAAATCCGCTAGGGGAACATGGTTCCATTCGGCGAGGTTGATGGCATATCTGGCTATTCTACCTTCAGCGTCGGCTGGTCCTGGGGTACCGATACCAATGGCGATACTATTAGAATTCGGGTCAATTTGCGCGATCGCTTTGGCCATGGCATCAACCACCGCTTTGGGGTAGGCAGGTTGCGGCGTATTGATGCTGTGGCTGGCGTCGCAGGTACCATCTTGACGGAATTTCCCCAATTTTATCTTGGTACCGCCCACATCAATGCCGATAACGGATGGGTTGCTGGTTGTTGGTTGTTCGCTCACGATGGTTCCCCAAACAAACGGTTCAATCCTTCTCCCAACATGGATAAGCCAACCACCATCAGCGTCATGGCAAAACCGGGAAATAGGTTGGTCCACCAGACGCCAGTGGGTAAAGCGGGTAAGGCTTGACGCAAATCGTGACCCCATTCCGGTACTTCTGCCGGCAACCCCAATCCCAGAAATCCCAACCCGCCTAACACCAGAATGGCATCGGCGGCGTTGAGTGTAAATAAAACGGGAACGCTTTGGATAACGTTGAGTAGGAGGTAGCGAGATAAAACGGTCCAACGGCTGGCACCCATGGCTTGTGCGGCTTCTACGAATAGTTCGGTTTTGACGCTGACGGTTTGGTTGCGTACCACTCGGTAGTATTGCGGAATGTAAGAAATGCTTAATGCGATCGCGGCATTAAACACTCCTTTGCCGACGACAAATGCTAGCGTAATCGAAAGCAGCAATCCCGGCAGGGTATAGATGGTATCCATAAAAAATAGCAGGATTTTATCCAATCTGCCACCCAAGTAACCGCTAATTAAGCCGAGGGGAACCCCGGTTCCCATACTGAGAAATGTGGCTAGAATCACTACTTGCAAGGCTACTTGCGAACCGTAGAGGGTGCGGGAAAATACATCGTGACCCAAACGGTCGGTACCAAACCAATGCTGCCAGCTAGGGGGTTGTTGGGTTTGGTTGTCTAGGAAGGTGGTGGGGTCTTGTAGCAGACCGATGGCTTCAAACAGCGGCGCAAAAAGTGCGATCGCGACAAATGTTAATGTAATGGCTAACCCCACCACCATCATTTTTTGGTCGAGGCTGGCGTTTTGTGCGGCTTGGTACCAATGGGAAAGGCGGAATTTACTGACTGCCATGAACGTTGCTTGCCGGTGGGCTATTCTCGCCTATTGTATTATGCTTTGGTGGCGTTGCGATCGCGCGGCGTACGTAGCAAGTTTCCAGGCTCCATGAAATATTATCCAAATCTGACTTGAAATAGGCGTTTCAAAGTTATGTCATTTCTGAAAAATAATGATTGTCTAAAATTTCCCAATTTCCCTATCATACCAAATCCACTATATCAAAATTCCTATAAATGCTAGAAATCGTAGTAGGGTGGGCAATGCCCACCTACAAGCGTATCTAGGCTAAAATAGTGGGGAACTGAATAGCTAGATTGTTTCCAAAATAGAAACTTTAGCGATCGCTTTACCNAATAGATACCCTACGACAAAAACTACTATATCAAAATTCCTATAAATGCTAGAAATCGTAGGGTGGGCAGGGCACACCCTACAAGCGTATCTAGGCTAAAATAGTGGGGAACTGAATAGCTAGATTGTTTTCAAAATAGAAACTTTAGCGATCGCTTTACCTACCAAATTAAAATAGATACCCTACGACAAAAACTACTATATCAAAATTCCTATAAATGCTAGAAATCGTAGGGTGGGCAGGGCACACCCTACAAAAACTACGCCAATCATTTCTTGCATTTTTTTAAGAAATCCTGGTTTCAAAAAATCGGAGGCACCAGCCAACTGGCAACCTCCGACCATCGAGAACTCAGCTTTACGGAAAGATGCAGCTACAGCCTAGACCATAGCAGCCATCTTCACTTCATTGCTATCGAGAATTTCTTGCAACTCCTCGGCGTCTACCGTTTCTTTGTCAATGAGCTTCTGAGCAATGGTATCGAGAATATGCTGGTTGTTCACCAACACATCTCGGGCGCGACGGTAAGCCAACTCCACCAAGTTGCGAACTTCGTCGTCAACCGCAGAAGCCGTTTCTTCCGAATAGTTGCGTTCGGAAGCAATATCGCGACCCAGGAACATGCCACCTTGCTGGCGACCTAAAGCCACAGGACCAAGACGTTCGCTCATACCGAAGCGGGTGACCATTTGCTGTGCAACCCGTGCCACCTGTTGCAGGTCGTTGGAAGCACCAGTCGTCACCTCGTCGTTGCCAAAGATGATTTCTTCAGCCACGCGACCGCCGAGCGCTACAGCCATTTGATTTTCCAAATAGGAACGGCTGTACAGTCCCGAATCCATGCGTTCTTCACTCGGCGTAAACCAAGTCAGACCGCCAGCAGCTCCCCGGGGGATGATGCTGATTTTCTGAACTGGGTCGTAATCCGGCATCAGCGCACCAACCAAGGCGTGACCGGCTTCGTGATAAGCCACCAAGGCTTTGCGTTTTTCGCTCATCACCCGGTCTTTCTTCTCCGGACCTGCCAACACGCGATCGATCGCGTCGTTAATTTCGTCCATGGAGATTTCGGTTAGGTTGCGCCGTGCTGCCAAAATGGCTGCTTCGTTGAGCAAGTTAGCCAAATCGGCACCGGTGAACCCGGGGGTACGACGGGCAATTTTTTCCAGATCCACGTCGGGTGCCAAGCTCTTACCGCGCGCGTGGACATCCAGAATTTGCCGGCGTCCTTCGTAGTCGGGACTATCCACAACCACCTGACGGTCGAAACGACCGGGACGCATCAAAGCGGAATCCAATACGTCGGGGCGGTTGGTAGCAGCAATAATGATAATACCAGTATTGCCTTCAAAGCCGTCCATTTCCGTGAGCAACTGGTTGAGGGTTTGTTCCCGTTCGTCGTTGCCGCCACCCAAGCCAGCACCACGCTGACGTCCTACCGCGTCAATTTCGTCGATGAAGACGATGCAGGGAGCGTTTTGTTTGGCTTGTTCAAACAGGTCGCGGACGCGGGAAGCACCCACACCCACAAACATTTCTACGAATTCAGAACCGGAAATGCTGAAGAAGGGAACGCCAGCTTCGCCAGCCACGGCTTTTGCCA
Proteins encoded in this window:
- a CDS encoding ROK family protein, translating into MSEQPTTSNPSVIGIDVGGTKIKLGKFRQDGTCDASHSINTPQPAYPKAVVDAMAKAIAQIDPNSNSIAIGIGTPGPADAEGRIARYAINLAEWNHVPLADLLEAKTQLPVVVANDANCAGLGEAWLGAGHHLRHLIMLTLGTGVGGAIILDGQLFVGHQGTAGELGLITINLYGPDCKSGNQGSLEQHVCTAAIRRETGMEPETLSRLAAKGNSQAIAFWQHYGHMLGAGLANLIYVLAPEAVILGGGIGASAEFFLPSVEAEIQRRVVPPSRENLQILIAKLGNDAGMVGAAKLAWQQIANRPSDMR
- a CDS encoding ABC transporter permease, encoding MAVSKFRLSHWYQAAQNASLDQKMMVVGLAITLTFVAIALFAPLFEAIGLLQDPTTFLDNQTQQPPSWQHWFGTDRLGHDVFSRTLYGSQVALQVVILATFLSMGTGVPLGLISGYLGGRLDKILLFFMDTIYTLPGLLLSITLAFVVGKGVFNAAIALSISYIPQYYRVVRNQTVSVKTELFVEAAQAMGASRWTVLSRYLLLNVIQSVPVLFTLNAADAILVLGGLGFLGLGLPAEVPEWGHDLRQALPALPTGVWWTNLFPGFAMTLMVVGLSMLGEGLNRLFGEPS
- the ftsH3 gene encoding ATP-dependent zinc metalloprotease FtsH3; this translates as MSKRWKNAGLYALLAIVVIALLTAFFEDQPQEPQRWKYSKFIQAVENDRIEGSVSISSDRSEATFTNPQGEKRKVYLPDDPQLIETLTQHDLDVKVQPQSNDGFWLRALSSFFFPILLLVGLLFLLRRAQGGPGSQAMNFGKSKAKVQMEPQTNVSFNDVAGIDQAKLELTEVVDFLKNADRFTAIGAKIPKGVLLVGPPGTGKTLMAKAVAGEAGVPFFSISGSEFVEMFVGVGASRVRDLFEQAKQNAPCIVFIDEIDAVGRQRGAGLGGGNDEREQTLNQLLTEMDGFEGNTGIIIIAATNRPDVLDSALMRPGRFDRQVVVDSPDYEGRRQILDVHARGKSLAPDVDLEKIARRTPGFTGADLANLLNEAAILAARRNLTEISMDEINDAIDRVLAGPEKKDRVMSEKRKALVAYHEAGHALVGALMPDYDPVQKISIIPRGAAGGLTWFTPSEERMDSGLYSRSYLENQMAVALGGRVAEEIIFGNDEVTTGASNDLQQVARVAQQMVTRFGMSERLGPVALGRQQGGMFLGRDIASERNYSEETASAVDDEVRNLVELAYRRARDVLVNNQHILDTIAQKLIDKETVDAEELQEILDSNEVKMAAMV